Proteins co-encoded in one Hyla sarda isolate aHylSar1 chromosome 4, aHylSar1.hap1, whole genome shotgun sequence genomic window:
- the LOC130367053 gene encoding uncharacterized protein LOC130367053 isoform X2, translating into MYAHRAAYSETQLKRQRNQPELAASFSADMSVLIRAVCLLVDRLAAADGFILSDIINDILPNLAGFLGSLMNAVTNTLGSALNVVFSLVNNAGRLVSSVANVATGLVDNLVGAVTGGGSGGGLIGGILGGGSGGGLLDGLTGGGSGGGLIGGILGGGSGGGLLDGLTGGGSGSGLVSGVLGGGSGGGLLGGLTGGGSGSGLVSGVLGGGSGGGLGGGLTGGGSGGGYVSGSGSGLGGGLTGGVYVSGSGDGLGGGLTGGGSAGGYVSGSGGGLGGGLTGGSSGGGYVSGSGGGLGGGLTGGGSGGRYVSGSGVGFGGGLTGGSSGSGYMSGSGGGLGGGLTGSGSGGGYVSGSGGGLGGGLTGGGSGGGYVSGSGGGFGGGLTGGSSGGGYVSGSGGGFGNGGNLGGGIGGGLTGGGSGGGGLISNVLGSFLG; encoded by the exons atgtacgcacacagggcagcttattcTGAAACTCAACTGAaacgacag AGAAATCAGCCTGAGCTAGCTGCATCATTCAGCGCAGATATGAGTGTACTTATCCGGGCCGTATGTCTCTTAGTG GATAGGCTTGCTGCTGCAGATGGCTTTATCCTTAGTGACATAATAAATGACATTCTTCCTAATTTG GCTGGTTTTCTTGGTTCCCTTATGAATGCAGTTACAAATACTCTTGGCTCAGCCCTTAATGTAGTTTTTAGCCTTGTTAACAATGCTGGTAGATTAGTGTCTTCTGTCGCTAATGTAGCTACTGGTCTTGTTGATAATCTTGTGGGTGCTGTTACTGGTGGTGGTTCAGGCGGTGGACTTATTGGTGGTATTCTGGGTGGCGGTTCAGGCGGTGGACTTCTAGATGGTTTAACTGGTGGTGGTTCAGGCGGTGGACTTATTGGTGGTATTCTGGGTGGCGGTTCAGGCGGTGGACTTCTAGATGGTTTAACTGGTGGTGGTTCAGGCAGTGGACTTGTGAGTGGTGTTCTGGGTGGAGGTTCAGGCGGTGGACTTCTAGGTGGTTTAACTGGTGGTGGTTCAGGCAGTGGACTTGTGAGTGGTGTTCTGGGTGGCGGTTCAGGCGGTGGACTTGGGGGTGGTTTAACTGGTGGTGGTTCAGGTGGTGGATATGTGAGTGGTTCAGGCAGTGGACTTGGGGGTGGTTTAACTGGTGGTGTATATGTGAGTGGTTCAGGCGATGGACTTGGGGGTGGTTTAACCGGTGGTGGGTCAGCTGGTGGATATGTGAGTGGCTCAGGCGGTGGACTTGGGGGTGGTTTAACTGGTGGTAGTTCAGGTGGGGGATATGTGAGTGGTTCAGGTGGTGGACTTGGAGGAGGGTTAACTGGTGGTGGTTCAGGTGGTAGATATGTGAGTGGTTCAGGCGTTGGATTTGGGGGTGGTTTAACTGGTGGTAGTTCAGGTAGCGGATATATGAGTGGTTCAGGTGGTGGACTTGGGGGTGGTTTAACTGGTAGTGGTTCAGGTGGTGGATATGTGAGTGGTTCAGGCGGTGGACTTGGGGGAGGGTTAACTGGTGGTGGTTCAGGTGGTGGATATGTCAGTGGCTCAGGCGGTGGATTTGGGGGTGGTTTAACTGGTGGTAGTTCAGGTGGTGGATATGTGAGTGGTTCAGGCGGTGGATTTGGGAATGGTGGCAATTTGGGCGGAGGAATTGGGGGTGGTTTAACTGGTGGGGGTTCAGGCGGGGGTGGACTTATTAGCAATGTTCTTGGTAGCTTCTTAGGTTAA
- the LOC130367053 gene encoding uncharacterized protein LOC130367053 isoform X1, whose translation MKIAIFFLLVGLSSCFVSANFIDDPDSGGLESCPGRITQDQGRTLATMIVILIQKNEYVKQRGLQNSPLKICILDTAFSIVRLVASYKQCDINIIVQELLNNLDVDSGTKEMVRQALLRNQPELAASFSADMSVLIRAVCLLVDRLAAADGFILSDIINDILPNLAGFLGSLMNAVTNTLGSALNVVFSLVNNAGRLVSSVANVATGLVDNLVGAVTGGGSGGGLIGGILGGGSGGGLLDGLTGGGSGGGLIGGILGGGSGGGLLDGLTGGGSGSGLVSGVLGGGSGGGLLGGLTGGGSGSGLVSGVLGGGSGGGLGGGLTGGGSGGGYVSGSGSGLGGGLTGGVYVSGSGDGLGGGLTGGGSAGGYVSGSGGGLGGGLTGGSSGGGYVSGSGGGLGGGLTGGGSGGRYVSGSGVGFGGGLTGGSSGSGYMSGSGGGLGGGLTGSGSGGGYVSGSGGGLGGGLTGGGSGGGYVSGSGGGFGGGLTGGSSGGGYVSGSGGGFGNGGNLGGGIGGGLTGGGSGGGGLISNVLGSFLG comes from the exons ATGAAGATCGCCATCTTTTTCCTGCTCGTGGGTTTAAGCAGCTGTTTTG tttctgcAAATTTCATAGATGATCCGGATAGTGGTGGCCTAGAGTCATGCCCTGGAAGGATTACA CAAGACCAAGGTCGAACTTTGGCCACAATGATTGTTATATTGATTCAAAAAAATGAATATGTGAAG CAAAGAGGCCTGCAAAATTCGCCTCTAAAGATATGTATTCTGGATACTGCCTTCTCTATTGTG AGACTGGTGGCTAGCTACAAGCAATGTGATATCAACATTATTGTTCAAGAATTG TTGAATAACCTGGATGTTGACAGTGGTACTAAAGAAATGGTCAGGCAAGCTTTGTTG AGAAATCAGCCTGAGCTAGCTGCATCATTCAGCGCAGATATGAGTGTACTTATCCGGGCCGTATGTCTCTTAGTG GATAGGCTTGCTGCTGCAGATGGCTTTATCCTTAGTGACATAATAAATGACATTCTTCCTAATTTG GCTGGTTTTCTTGGTTCCCTTATGAATGCAGTTACAAATACTCTTGGCTCAGCCCTTAATGTAGTTTTTAGCCTTGTTAACAATGCTGGTAGATTAGTGTCTTCTGTCGCTAATGTAGCTACTGGTCTTGTTGATAATCTTGTGGGTGCTGTTACTGGTGGTGGTTCAGGCGGTGGACTTATTGGTGGTATTCTGGGTGGCGGTTCAGGCGGTGGACTTCTAGATGGTTTAACTGGTGGTGGTTCAGGCGGTGGACTTATTGGTGGTATTCTGGGTGGCGGTTCAGGCGGTGGACTTCTAGATGGTTTAACTGGTGGTGGTTCAGGCAGTGGACTTGTGAGTGGTGTTCTGGGTGGAGGTTCAGGCGGTGGACTTCTAGGTGGTTTAACTGGTGGTGGTTCAGGCAGTGGACTTGTGAGTGGTGTTCTGGGTGGCGGTTCAGGCGGTGGACTTGGGGGTGGTTTAACTGGTGGTGGTTCAGGTGGTGGATATGTGAGTGGTTCAGGCAGTGGACTTGGGGGTGGTTTAACTGGTGGTGTATATGTGAGTGGTTCAGGCGATGGACTTGGGGGTGGTTTAACCGGTGGTGGGTCAGCTGGTGGATATGTGAGTGGCTCAGGCGGTGGACTTGGGGGTGGTTTAACTGGTGGTAGTTCAGGTGGGGGATATGTGAGTGGTTCAGGTGGTGGACTTGGAGGAGGGTTAACTGGTGGTGGTTCAGGTGGTAGATATGTGAGTGGTTCAGGCGTTGGATTTGGGGGTGGTTTAACTGGTGGTAGTTCAGGTAGCGGATATATGAGTGGTTCAGGTGGTGGACTTGGGGGTGGTTTAACTGGTAGTGGTTCAGGTGGTGGATATGTGAGTGGTTCAGGCGGTGGACTTGGGGGAGGGTTAACTGGTGGTGGTTCAGGTGGTGGATATGTCAGTGGCTCAGGCGGTGGATTTGGGGGTGGTTTAACTGGTGGTAGTTCAGGTGGTGGATATGTGAGTGGTTCAGGCGGTGGATTTGGGAATGGTGGCAATTTGGGCGGAGGAATTGGGGGTGGTTTAACTGGTGGGGGTTCAGGCGGGGGTGGACTTATTAGCAATGTTCTTGGTAGCTTCTTAGGTTAA